In Spirosoma aureum, a single genomic region encodes these proteins:
- a CDS encoding glycosyltransferase family 4 protein: MTTHMNDSVVWAHNPKNVAFIGDYLPRQCGIATFTSDLYKSYNSFIPDSRAMVVSVNDTPDGYDYPSEVRYDFYQHDQEAYRKAAEFLNAKDTEVVCLQHEYGIFGGPAGSYILTLLRNLNMPVVTTFHTILKNPNEEQLLVLKSIADLSSRVICMSEKGRDFLINIYEVPEEKIDLIPHGIPDMPFVDPHFYKDRFGMEGKQTLLTFGLLSPNKGIENVIRALPRIVKQFPNVVYMVLGATHPHLIRHEGEVYRDSLKKLADECGVRDNVQFYNQFVELDDLLEYLGAADIYVTPYLNPAQITSGTLSYAFGCGKAVVSTPYWHAEELLAEGRGVLVPFGDSEAIADQIINLLTDEPTRHAMRKKGYMMGRDMIWERVIQEYAGSFAKARRERMSTINNQTPYDMGGNGSAAFKLPEIRLDHLYRLTDSTGIAQHARYHLPFYEEGYCTDDNARALILAITLQEAGLSDRKLSQAADNYCAFLNHAYTEDHRRFRNFMSYDRRWLEEFGSDDSTGRTIWALGVCIGRATDRNAVTWAMSLLEKVLPTIADMTSPRAWAFALLGIYEYQKRFNDDRLAKTIQRQLLDKLMFRYSETATEEWPWFENVLSYDNAVLAHVLIRSGDERLAEIGLRSLRWLVNLQTSERGHFQPIGSNGFYTRGQSRAYFDQQPLEAQSTVSACLSAFDITGDDQWHRSAIRVFKWFTGLNDLSLPIYDQQTGGCRDGLHIDRVNQNQGAESTLSYLLALAELYNTQKRRLETKSVKVAITSLVNG, translated from the coding sequence ATGACAACACATATGAATGATTCGGTAGTGTGGGCGCACAATCCTAAAAATGTAGCGTTTATTGGCGATTATCTTCCCCGTCAATGTGGCATTGCTACGTTTACTTCTGATCTATATAAATCATACAACTCATTCATTCCCGATTCGCGGGCAATGGTTGTTTCGGTCAATGATACACCCGACGGATACGATTATCCCAGCGAAGTTCGATACGATTTTTACCAGCATGATCAGGAAGCTTACCGTAAAGCTGCCGAATTCCTGAATGCGAAGGATACTGAAGTCGTTTGCCTACAACATGAGTACGGTATTTTTGGTGGACCGGCCGGTAGCTATATCCTGACATTGCTACGAAACCTTAACATGCCGGTTGTCACAACATTCCATACAATTCTTAAAAATCCGAATGAAGAACAATTACTCGTGCTGAAAAGCATTGCAGACCTTTCGTCAAGAGTGATCTGCATGTCTGAAAAAGGCCGTGATTTTCTGATCAACATCTACGAAGTACCCGAAGAAAAAATCGACCTGATTCCGCATGGCATTCCCGACATGCCATTTGTCGATCCGCATTTTTATAAAGATCGCTTTGGTATGGAGGGGAAACAAACGTTGCTGACATTCGGACTCCTGTCGCCAAACAAAGGCATCGAAAATGTGATACGTGCCTTGCCACGCATCGTGAAGCAGTTTCCGAATGTGGTTTATATGGTACTTGGGGCTACGCATCCGCATCTGATTCGCCATGAAGGAGAAGTCTATCGTGATAGCCTGAAAAAACTGGCCGATGAGTGCGGTGTGCGCGACAATGTACAATTCTACAATCAGTTTGTTGAACTTGACGATCTCCTGGAATACTTGGGTGCGGCAGATATTTATGTAACTCCCTACCTCAATCCAGCCCAGATTACGTCGGGAACGCTATCCTATGCGTTTGGTTGTGGCAAGGCTGTCGTGTCAACACCTTACTGGCACGCTGAGGAGCTACTGGCAGAAGGCCGTGGTGTTCTGGTGCCGTTTGGCGATTCGGAAGCTATTGCCGATCAGATTATTAACCTGCTGACCGACGAACCGACCCGTCATGCCATGCGTAAGAAAGGATACATGATGGGGCGCGATATGATCTGGGAGCGCGTGATTCAGGAATATGCCGGATCATTTGCGAAAGCACGTCGGGAGCGTATGTCCACAATTAATAACCAGACTCCTTACGATATGGGAGGAAATGGCAGTGCCGCTTTCAAACTTCCTGAAATCCGGCTCGATCATTTATACCGCCTGACCGACTCAACGGGTATTGCCCAGCATGCCCGCTATCATTTGCCCTTTTATGAAGAAGGCTATTGTACCGACGATAATGCCCGAGCGCTAATTCTGGCTATTACCCTTCAGGAAGCTGGTCTGAGCGACCGTAAACTGAGTCAGGCTGCTGATAACTACTGTGCATTCCTGAATCATGCCTATACAGAAGATCACCGGCGCTTTCGAAACTTTATGAGTTATGACCGCCGTTGGCTCGAAGAATTCGGTTCTGACGACAGCACCGGACGAACCATCTGGGCACTCGGTGTCTGCATTGGTCGCGCAACAGATCGAAATGCCGTTACCTGGGCAATGAGCCTACTGGAAAAGGTGCTTCCTACTATTGCCGATATGACATCACCTCGTGCCTGGGCATTTGCGTTATTAGGCATTTACGAATATCAGAAACGGTTCAATGACGACCGTTTGGCAAAAACGATTCAACGCCAGTTGCTGGATAAGCTGATGTTCCGGTATTCGGAAACGGCAACGGAAGAGTGGCCCTGGTTCGAGAACGTTTTATCGTACGATAACGCTGTGCTGGCTCATGTTCTGATCCGTTCGGGTGATGAACGATTAGCTGAAATCGGGTTGCGGTCGTTGCGCTGGTTAGTGAATCTGCAAACATCGGAACGTGGTCATTTCCAGCCTATTGGTTCTAACGGATTTTATACAAGAGGCCAGAGTCGTGCCTATTTCGATCAGCAGCCGTTAGAAGCTCAAAGTACCGTATCCGCCTGTCTGTCCGCTTTCGATATAACGGGCGATGATCAGTGGCATCGTTCTGCCATCCGTGTATTCAAATGGTTTACGGGCCTTAATGACCTGAGCCTTCCTATTTATGACCAGCAAACGGGCGGTTGCCGCGACGGGCTGCATATCGATCGGGTAAATCAGAATCAGGGAGCCGAATCGACCCTATCGTATCTACTGGCGTTAGCCGAATTATACAACACCCAGAAGCGACGTTTGGAAACGAAATCAGTTAAGGTTGCCATTACATCGCTGGTAAACGGATAA
- a CDS encoding cytochrome B has protein sequence MYTGLVHMHSGLRWIALVLLIAAVFTALSRWQGRNGYTDGNRKLYLFTLISIHLQLVIGLILYFISPKVNFGMISDKLYRFYTVEHLTGMLVAIVLITIGYSRSKRASDPTTKQRLIAIFYGLGLLLILAMIPWPFRNLGAGLF, from the coding sequence ATGTACACCGGCTTAGTTCACATGCACTCTGGCTTGCGCTGGATTGCGCTCGTTTTATTGATTGCCGCCGTATTTACTGCGCTTAGCAGATGGCAGGGACGCAACGGCTACACTGATGGCAATCGCAAACTGTATTTATTTACGCTGATCAGTATTCATCTTCAGTTAGTTATTGGTCTGATTTTGTACTTTATCAGCCCTAAAGTGAATTTCGGTATGATCAGCGATAAACTGTATCGTTTCTATACCGTTGAGCATCTCACAGGCATGTTGGTCGCTATCGTATTGATTACCATCGGCTATTCGCGTTCCAAACGCGCTTCCGATCCCACAACGAAACAGCGTTTAATTGCCATTTTTTACGGACTTGGTTTACTGCTTATTCTTGCCATGATTCCCTGGCCATTTCGAAATCTGGGCGCAGGCCTGTTCTAA
- a CDS encoding glycoside hydrolase family 130 protein: MSIKATRTGIVLRPDPTRVLFRPFELGSTTRTLKIIARVGGMTDEEAEQKLDEVIREFGGRHYKLERFLLQRFEQIKPQLLTDEPLTLERKLLLGAYFTMEYSLESAALFNPSMIWHPDQSNVPPGYKRFILSLRATGEGHISSISFRMGYIDEEGKIVLRKPSRYVTSPEIVSNHRFNRAQFERKLYELRLENSIQEKMMAGLGDEFSLPELDAQIKRVSAQYRYNAEYETIAGGLLALAKSNYEIHFEEDQSLDERCIFPTSPNETNGIEDARFVQFTDDNGEVTYYATYTAYNGKVTFPQLLETKDFTHFSISTLNGAEVSNKGMALFPRKIGGRYVMISRQDGENIYLMYSDDLYFWQTKELILKPTYHWEYVQLGNCGSPIETEAGWLVLSHGVGPMRKYAIGAFLLDLNDPAKVIGRTSEPILSPDENEREGYVPNVVYSCGGLLNGRELIIPYAMSDYASSFATVNVDELLTELVGQNKPEVVNSQEVVS; encoded by the coding sequence ATGAGTATAAAAGCCACCCGTACAGGCATTGTGCTTAGGCCTGACCCCACCCGCGTTTTGTTTCGCCCTTTTGAGCTGGGTAGCACTACGCGCACTCTTAAAATTATCGCCCGGGTTGGTGGTATGACCGACGAGGAAGCCGAACAGAAACTTGACGAGGTAATCCGCGAATTTGGGGGGCGCCACTATAAGCTCGAACGTTTTTTGTTACAGCGTTTTGAGCAGATTAAGCCACAATTGCTGACCGATGAGCCATTAACGCTCGAACGGAAGCTTTTACTGGGGGCTTACTTCACAATGGAGTACTCGCTGGAATCGGCCGCGCTGTTTAACCCTTCCATGATTTGGCACCCCGATCAGAGCAATGTGCCGCCAGGTTATAAGCGCTTTATTTTAAGCCTTCGGGCAACGGGGGAGGGGCATATTTCCTCCATCTCGTTTCGGATGGGGTATATTGATGAAGAGGGTAAAATTGTATTGAGGAAGCCCTCCCGTTATGTTACATCGCCCGAAATTGTATCGAACCACCGCTTCAATCGTGCACAGTTTGAGCGTAAGTTGTATGAACTACGGCTGGAAAACAGTATTCAGGAAAAAATGATGGCTGGGCTTGGGGATGAATTTAGTCTCCCCGAACTTGACGCCCAGATCAAACGGGTTTCTGCTCAGTATCGTTATAATGCTGAATATGAGACGATTGCCGGTGGTCTGCTGGCGCTTGCCAAATCGAATTACGAGATTCACTTTGAGGAGGATCAGAGCCTGGATGAGCGCTGTATTTTCCCGACCTCGCCCAATGAAACAAATGGTATTGAAGATGCCCGTTTCGTACAATTCACCGACGACAATGGCGAAGTGACCTACTATGCCACCTATACGGCCTACAACGGCAAAGTTACCTTCCCGCAACTGCTCGAAACGAAAGACTTTACTCACTTTAGCATCAGCACACTGAACGGCGCTGAAGTGTCCAACAAAGGCATGGCGCTGTTTCCGCGTAAGATCGGTGGGCGGTACGTGATGATATCCCGGCAGGATGGTGAAAATATCTATCTGATGTATTCAGATGATCTGTATTTCTGGCAAACCAAAGAACTGATTCTGAAGCCGACCTACCACTGGGAGTATGTACAGCTTGGTAATTGCGGTTCACCCATTGAGACCGAAGCTGGCTGGTTGGTACTAAGTCATGGCGTGGGTCCGATGAGGAAATATGCGATCGGCGCTTTCTTACTGGATCTGAATGACCCAGCTAAAGTAATTGGCCGTACGAGTGAGCCAATTCTAAGTCCTGATGAAAATGAGCGCGAGGGATACGTGCCTAATGTGGTGTACAGCTGCGGTGGACTTCTTAATGGTCGTGAACTGATCATTCCTTACGCTATGTCTGACTATGCCAGTAGTTTCGCAACGGTAAATGTTGATGAATTATTGACGGAATTGGTCGGGCAGAACAAACCAGAAGTGGTGAACTCTCAGGAAGTAGTTTCGTAA
- a CDS encoding endonuclease/exonuclease/phosphatase family protein, with protein sequence MSNIYRFFYSQFCLVVYCWLALVLPAAAQISITASGVPVTQTFDALPKSSTATFTQNTTIPGVYTEFAGTGTTITASDGSSATSALYSFGTGIANDRALGAIGSTTATTGNFVHGLRLKNNTGSTITSLQINYTGEQWRTSQAAAQTVSFSYLVSATPITSLSVNAALPVSYTAVPALDFTSPISGSSVAIGALNGNLAANRTTRTATLSGLSIPAGSEIMLRWYDPDQTGNDHGLAIDDIAVTATTTGPTPNQTLSVAPASITGLATFVGVTSAPGSYTITGRNLTGPVTLSVTAGIEISNDPIGSIYTPTISITPIAGNIDQAIKVRLTGATVGPVSATVTNTATTAAGTARTVVVVTGTVGDPNVPRTSIATVRSQRDGTSTLALPGGKIGGRVTVSSQFGGNLFYMQDVTGGISVFNSTTAIGGLAQLGDSIQVIGTVNTYQGARELDITSYTVVAGAPKIPTPRVISVSQLSSYEGQLVQVQNTTIGGTGATFASTTYSLSAVSGIGTLFIKAQSELNGASKPAGPITIVGIADRVTSGTATITELFPRILADVSGSSLADQACGGTGGSGLSTDQTFDIATWNIDFFGADAGSIACTTAPTSRAYPDQGPVDEDKQARNVKTILQRLNADIIVNEEVSDEARYAGVVRSLPGSYSYVCSDKFSYYFQNECDQAINSDGTVFGPTKFAQKVCVMYNTATVTPVLAESKPLLTSKYSYPSSNSWESGRLPYLFVADVTVNGQTRKIHVVGIHAKSGSAAADYSRRKQDIIDLKAELDQNYPKANLIMLGDFNDRITTSITTGQPSSYANFDQDATNYRIITKPLETTGCVTVNSSVVFIDHITIGNELVQAYISNSAAVLRPTTGIEGPYASTTSDHNPVLARFNLGTLQGPLTVRLTADPALVTTGTTTLSATTSGGTAPFSYSFTGPGTITLSGNTASVTSLTASGVKSFTVKVSDASSQTASAITSVTVTNGTGTVGLCDNLFMGTGAGFSNTTGCNNVALGPEALFLNLIGKNNVAVGDSAGYQNLASGNTFVGAKAGLNNTTGVRATFVGDSAGLSSNGLSNTFIGYKSGLNTTAGSFNTFLGTQAGLSNTTGSYNLFVGDNAGAGNTSGRENLFLGPSAGFTNTGGRFNTFIGLFSGYGNINGENNVFLGYHSGFNNLSGNFNLFMGTETGYTNTSGVYNTFVGNGAGYYNQTGSNNTLVGLNSGFKTTGSDNVMIGGAAGLENTLGSQNTFLGTGAGVNPANPALVNATAIGYGAEVSANNSVVLGKGANVGIGTSAPTTKLEIVSGSAGTAGLKLTNLPIGTTTTLRTTKFLTVDVAGNVVLGTIASGAREGETTTAAFWERNGQVLRSIDGNSVVIGTSLNKTPKGYKLFVEEGILTEKVKVAIKNTSEWSDYVFATDYRLKPLAEVAAYIRQYRHLPGIPSAAEVVEQGVDLGKMNAKLLEKIEELTLYSIQLEQSNQKQQQELQAVKEKQARLEQLLQELIKK encoded by the coding sequence ATGAGCAATATCTACCGATTCTTTTATAGTCAGTTCTGCCTGGTGGTATATTGTTGGCTTGCATTGGTGTTGCCAGCCGCAGCCCAGATTTCTATTACTGCTTCCGGTGTACCTGTTACGCAGACTTTCGATGCGTTGCCCAAAAGCAGTACGGCAACATTTACTCAGAACACAACTATACCAGGAGTTTATACAGAATTCGCTGGAACTGGCACCACAATTACCGCAAGTGACGGATCGTCAGCAACTAGTGCTTTATATAGCTTTGGTACGGGCATTGCCAACGACCGGGCACTGGGGGCAATAGGGTCCACCACGGCCACAACCGGCAATTTCGTTCATGGGCTTCGCTTAAAAAACAACACAGGCTCTACGATTACTTCACTACAAATTAATTATACCGGTGAACAGTGGCGTACTAGTCAGGCTGCAGCTCAGACAGTCAGCTTTTCCTATCTGGTATCAGCAACCCCTATTACAAGTCTAAGCGTTAACGCTGCTCTTCCAGTCAGTTATACGGCTGTGCCAGCTTTGGACTTTACCAGCCCTATTTCTGGTTCCAGCGTTGCTATTGGGGCACTTAATGGGAATTTAGCCGCTAATCGTACCACCCGAACCGCTACTCTTTCCGGCCTTTCAATTCCGGCTGGTTCCGAAATAATGTTACGCTGGTATGATCCTGATCAAACAGGTAACGATCATGGCTTAGCGATTGATGACATAGCCGTAACGGCTACAACGACCGGGCCGACCCCGAATCAGACATTATCGGTTGCACCAGCCAGTATAACAGGACTGGCAACTTTTGTTGGTGTAACCTCAGCGCCGGGTTCATACACTATTACGGGGCGTAACCTAACGGGGCCTGTTACGCTGTCAGTTACAGCAGGAATAGAGATCAGTAATGACCCGATCGGCAGTATTTATACACCAACTATTTCAATAACGCCGATTGCAGGAAATATCGATCAAGCCATTAAGGTTCGTTTGACAGGAGCTACTGTTGGCCCCGTTAGTGCAACTGTTACGAACACGGCTACGACAGCAGCAGGAACGGCCCGTACTGTAGTCGTGGTAACGGGCACGGTCGGTGATCCTAATGTACCCAGAACGTCCATTGCAACTGTCCGAAGTCAACGCGATGGAACATCGACGTTAGCCCTGCCCGGTGGTAAAATAGGTGGCCGGGTCACAGTAAGCAGCCAGTTCGGGGGCAATCTGTTTTATATGCAGGATGTTACCGGCGGTATTTCTGTCTTTAACAGTACAACTGCTATAGGAGGACTGGCTCAGTTAGGAGACTCCATTCAGGTGATAGGTACTGTCAACACTTATCAGGGGGCACGGGAACTTGATATTACCAGCTATACGGTCGTTGCGGGAGCCCCCAAAATTCCAACGCCCAGAGTAATATCGGTTAGTCAACTGTCTTCGTATGAAGGCCAGCTGGTACAGGTGCAAAATACCACAATCGGTGGAACAGGAGCCACCTTTGCCAGCACGACTTATTCGCTTTCTGCCGTATCAGGTATTGGGACGCTTTTCATTAAAGCACAATCGGAGTTGAATGGCGCTAGTAAACCAGCGGGGCCGATTACGATCGTGGGTATTGCGGATCGTGTTACCAGTGGTACCGCCACGATCACCGAATTGTTTCCCAGAATTTTGGCTGATGTGTCCGGGTCCAGTCTGGCCGATCAGGCTTGTGGCGGAACGGGTGGGTCAGGCTTATCAACTGATCAGACATTTGACATCGCTACCTGGAATATTGATTTTTTCGGCGCTGATGCTGGTTCAATTGCTTGTACAACAGCGCCGACTAGCCGAGCCTACCCTGATCAGGGACCTGTTGACGAGGATAAACAGGCACGAAACGTAAAAACAATCCTACAGCGATTAAACGCCGATATTATTGTTAATGAAGAAGTAAGCGACGAGGCTCGTTATGCTGGCGTTGTCAGATCGCTGCCCGGTAGTTATAGCTATGTGTGCTCCGATAAGTTCTCCTATTATTTCCAGAATGAGTGCGATCAGGCAATTAATAGCGATGGAACAGTTTTTGGGCCGACCAAATTCGCCCAAAAAGTATGCGTGATGTATAATACGGCTACCGTAACGCCAGTTCTTGCCGAAAGCAAACCACTGTTGACAAGCAAATACAGTTACCCGAGCAGCAATAGTTGGGAATCGGGGAGATTACCTTATCTGTTTGTTGCAGATGTTACGGTTAATGGGCAGACCCGTAAAATTCACGTTGTCGGTATACATGCTAAATCGGGAAGTGCAGCCGCCGATTACAGCCGCCGGAAACAGGATATTATTGATCTGAAGGCCGAATTGGATCAGAATTATCCGAAAGCGAATCTGATTATGCTCGGTGATTTTAATGACCGGATTACAACATCCATAACAACTGGCCAGCCATCCTCTTACGCTAATTTTGATCAGGATGCCACTAATTACCGGATTATTACCAAACCGCTTGAAACAACAGGTTGTGTTACCGTCAATTCATCGGTTGTTTTTATTGACCACATAACCATTGGCAATGAGCTGGTACAGGCTTACATTAGCAATTCAGCAGCGGTATTACGACCAACGACGGGTATAGAAGGGCCCTATGCCAGTACAACTTCCGATCACAATCCGGTGTTGGCCCGGTTTAATTTGGGTACTTTACAGGGTCCTTTGACGGTTAGACTTACGGCCGATCCTGCTCTGGTGACAACAGGAACGACAACATTATCTGCAACAACGTCGGGTGGTACCGCGCCATTCAGCTATTCGTTTACCGGGCCAGGAACGATCACGCTAAGTGGCAATACGGCTAGCGTTACCAGCCTGACGGCTTCAGGTGTAAAATCATTTACCGTTAAAGTGTCAGATGCTTCCAGTCAAACTGCTTCGGCAATTACATCGGTAACAGTAACTAATGGTACGGGTACAGTTGGCCTCTGCGATAACCTGTTCATGGGCACAGGAGCAGGTTTTTCTAATACAACGGGGTGTAACAATGTAGCGCTTGGTCCTGAAGCACTGTTTTTAAATCTAATTGGCAAAAACAATGTAGCAGTGGGCGACTCGGCTGGTTACCAGAATCTGGCTTCTGGTAATACGTTTGTTGGCGCCAAAGCTGGTTTGAACAATACGACCGGTGTACGAGCCACCTTTGTCGGCGATTCGGCTGGCTTATCGAGCAATGGGTTGTCGAATACGTTTATTGGTTACAAAAGTGGCCTTAACACGACCGCTGGCAGTTTCAATACCTTTCTGGGCACACAGGCAGGATTGAGCAATACAACCGGTAGTTATAATCTCTTCGTGGGCGACAACGCTGGAGCAGGCAATACGTCGGGCCGCGAAAACTTGTTTTTAGGGCCTAGCGCAGGTTTCACGAATACCGGTGGCCGCTTTAATACTTTCATAGGCCTTTTTAGTGGTTATGGCAATATCAATGGAGAAAATAATGTCTTCCTGGGTTATCATTCAGGGTTTAACAACCTGAGTGGAAATTTTAACCTGTTTATGGGAACTGAAACGGGCTATACCAATACATCGGGCGTATATAACACGTTTGTGGGTAATGGAGCAGGATATTATAATCAGACAGGTAGTAACAACACCCTCGTTGGGCTCAATAGCGGCTTCAAGACAACGGGTTCCGACAATGTGATGATTGGCGGAGCAGCAGGTTTAGAGAATACGCTTGGCAGTCAAAATACTTTTTTGGGTACCGGAGCTGGCGTTAATCCAGCCAATCCTGCCCTGGTCAATGCAACAGCAATCGGGTATGGAGCAGAGGTATCGGCCAATAACAGCGTTGTGCTGGGAAAGGGAGCCAACGTGGGCATCGGTACTTCAGCGCCGACAACCAAGCTCGAAATTGTTAGCGGAAGTGCTGGAACAGCGGGTCTTAAATTAACAAACTTGCCAATAGGAACAACTACCACATTAAGAACTACGAAATTTCTTACTGTTGATGTAGCCGGTAATGTCGTTTTGGGTACTATTGCAAGTGGAGCACGAGAGGGTGAAACCACAACTGCCGCTTTCTGGGAGCGCAATGGTCAGGTGCTTCGTAGTATAGATGGGAACTCCGTTGTTATCGGTACCAGTTTAAATAAAACCCCAAAAGGATATAAGCTTTTTGTAGAAGAAGGAATTCTGACTGAGAAGGTAAAGGTAGCGATCAAAAACACATCAGAGTGGTCTGATTATGTATTCGCAACCGATTACCGGCTAAAGCCATTAGCTGAAGTTGCTGCCTATATCCGTCAGTATCGGCATTTGCCGGGAATACCTTCAGCTGCCGAGGTGGTTGAACAGGGTGTTGATCTCGGTAAGATGAATGCCAAATTATTGGAGAAGATAGAAGAGCTTACGTTATACAGTATTCAACTGGAACAGTCTAATCAAAAACAACAACAGGAGTTACAGGCTGTTAAGGAGAAACAGGCTCGTTTGGAGCAATTACTTCAGGAACTTATAAAAAAATAA
- a CDS encoding DUF4286 family protein, protein MILYNTTYSVANEVEREWLHWMKTNHIPTILATGLPVGHKMLRLLTELDNGGTTFSVQLDFNAMEDYFTYQSLHADTMQQRIHDRFANQFVSFDTLLEDA, encoded by the coding sequence ATGATTCTTTACAACACAACGTATAGCGTTGCCAACGAAGTTGAGCGAGAGTGGCTTCACTGGATGAAAACCAACCATATTCCGACGATTCTTGCTACGGGATTACCTGTTGGCCATAAGATGCTACGGCTTCTAACCGAACTCGATAATGGAGGAACTACCTTTTCGGTGCAGCTCGATTTTAATGCAATGGAGGATTACTTCACCTATCAGAGTTTACACGCTGATACCATGCAACAGCGGATCCATGACCGTTTTGCCAATCAATTTGTTTCATTCGATACCTTACTGGAAGACGCTTAG
- the pyrF gene encoding orotidine-5'-phosphate decarboxylase, with amino-acid sequence MTYKELSSHIFNKKSYLCVGLDTDPHKLPPHLLKEPDPVFAFNQAIIDATADLAVAYKPNIAFYEAQGPRGWESLQRTLEYIPADCFTIADAKRGDIGNTSSLYARTFFDPDAAGLNFDSVTVAPYMGRDSVLPFLDYAGKWVILLALTSNSGSADFQRQRILTDSAREQELFEVVIKTAQNWAGSDKLMFVVGATQADELSRIRELAPDSFLLVPGVGAQGGSLADVSRRGLTADGGLLVNASRSILYASGGTDFADRARAEAQLLQTEMAGYLDAGVLAIK; translated from the coding sequence ATGACGTACAAGGAATTAAGTAGCCATATTTTTAACAAAAAATCGTATCTCTGCGTTGGTCTCGATACCGATCCGCACAAATTGCCCCCTCATTTATTAAAAGAACCGGATCCGGTATTTGCTTTCAATCAGGCCATTATCGATGCAACCGCCGATCTTGCAGTAGCTTACAAGCCCAACATTGCATTCTATGAAGCCCAGGGCCCTCGTGGTTGGGAAAGCCTGCAACGAACGCTGGAATATATTCCTGCTGATTGTTTCACCATTGCTGACGCAAAACGAGGAGACATCGGGAATACATCGAGCCTTTATGCCCGTACTTTTTTTGACCCCGATGCCGCCGGTCTGAATTTCGATTCGGTTACAGTGGCGCCTTACATGGGTCGAGATTCTGTACTGCCATTTTTAGATTATGCCGGCAAATGGGTAATTCTACTGGCCTTAACCTCAAATTCAGGTAGTGCAGATTTTCAGCGTCAGCGAATTCTTACAGACTCCGCACGTGAACAGGAATTATTCGAGGTGGTTATTAAAACAGCCCAAAACTGGGCAGGTTCCGATAAGCTGATGTTTGTTGTTGGAGCGACCCAGGCTGATGAATTAAGTCGAATTCGCGAGCTGGCGCCCGATAGTTTTTTGCTTGTGCCCGGAGTAGGAGCACAGGGTGGTTCGCTGGCGGATGTATCGCGCCGGGGTTTAACTGCTGATGGTGGCCTGTTAGTCAATGCATCGCGGAGCATTTTATATGCATCGGGCGGAACGGATTTTGCCGATCGTGCTCGAGCAGAAGCGCAGCTATTGCAAACAGAAATGGCAGGGTATCTGGATGCAGGGGTACTGGCCATTAAGTAG
- a CDS encoding WYL domain-containing protein, with protein MTPQSQNHFLTIIGTAITDHRVIQIKHNSIWRTVEPYMAGLHKESQMPSLYGFCRDVIPTLYTDKDNRWQIFRFSDIEDIELTYYEFRPHLEYTGNYDRMQPVYMKLAPGIPAGR; from the coding sequence ATGACCCCACAATCACAAAATCACTTTCTGACGATTATTGGTACCGCAATAACTGACCATCGAGTAATCCAAATCAAGCATAATAGCATTTGGCGAACTGTTGAACCCTACATGGCCGGATTGCACAAAGAATCACAAATGCCAAGTCTGTATGGATTTTGCCGTGACGTCATACCAACGCTCTATACAGATAAGGATAACCGGTGGCAGATCTTTCGTTTTAGTGACATTGAAGACATTGAGTTGACGTATTATGAATTTCGGCCTCATCTTGAATACACGGGTAACTATGACCGAATGCAGCCCGTGTACATGAAATTGGCTCCTGGTATACCTGCCGGCCGATGA